Proteins co-encoded in one Capsicum annuum cultivar UCD-10X-F1 chromosome 9, UCD10Xv1.1, whole genome shotgun sequence genomic window:
- the LOC107840783 gene encoding methyl-CpG-binding domain-containing protein 11 isoform X2 — protein sequence MAKSVEENEVISMELPAPPGWNKKIIYGTFGSSKKLLPKRGGIPKKNAIIFTAPTGEQITTKRQLEQYVRSHPGGPSIAEFDWGTGDSPRRSPRIEKQKATQSPAKSEPAKKRSRKSSASSSASKTDTAVLEAEKDIEPKEDENVDGESEAEKKEEAETTEKDVQKKDEMQSSENDLVKENLDADGQNADDNVLDSPSEAAQVEKDVEMADNVVHTDNVEEAPVDKTADGPEEEDARVEEVESLPTEEVQVVHPDHAEEVPADKAVDGEATKINEEDVLQVQEPENKRTEEAQFEKDMKLADNIGHPNDVDEAAADKAAEEKDVQVEEVESIPTEAEKLDPSAAEEKKDQAEVEQKAAAATKSTGDQDDLTNIDIINVEGELTDSGSNANEARP from the coding sequence TTACTGCCGAAAAGAGGTGGCATTCCAAAGAAGAATGCCATCATATTTACTGCTCCAACGGGGGAGCAGATAACCACAAAAAGACAGTTGGAGCAGTACGTGAGGTCACATCCTGGTGGCCCGTCAATAGCTGAGTTTGATTGGGGAACGGGAGATTCTCCCCGGAGATCCCCAAGGATCGAAAAGCAAAAGGCGACGCAATCTCCAGCAAAAAGTGAGCCTGCAAAGAAAAGAAGCAGGAAGTCTTCAGCATCGTCTTCAGCTTCAAAGACTGATACTGCAGTGTTAGAAGCTGAGAAAGATATTGAACCAAAAGAAGACGAGAACGTAGATGGAGAGAGCGAAGCGGAGAAGAAAGAGGAAGCCGAAACAACTGAGAAGGATGTACAGAAGAAAGACGAAATGCAATCTTCTGAGAATGACCTTGTGAAGGAGAACTTGGATGCTGATGGCCAAAATGCCGATGACAACGTACTGGATTCTCCATCTGAAGCTGCTCAGGTTGAGAAAGATGTGGAGATGGCTGATAATGTTGTACATACCGACAACGTTGAAGAGGCTCCTGTTGATAAGACAGCTGACGGTCCTGAGGAAGAGGATGCACGAGTTGAAGAAGTAGAAAGCTTACCTACTGAGGAAGTTCAGGTCGTACATCCCGACCATGCTGAAGAAGTCCCCGCTGACAAAGCTGTTGATGGTGAAGCTACTAAAATCAATGAGGAAGACGTTCTCCAGGTTCAAGAACCGGAAAACAAACGTACTGAAGAAGCTCAGTTTGAGAAAGACATGAAATTGGCTGATAACATTGGACATCCAAATGACGTTGACGAGGCCGCTGCTGATAAAGCAGCGGAGGAAAAGGATGTCCaggttgaagaagttgaaagcatACCTACCGAAGCAGAAAAACTAGATCCTAGCGCAGCCGAGGAAAAGAAGGATCAAGCTGAAGTAGAACAGAAGGCTGCTGCTGCAACAAAGAGTACTGGCGATCAAGATGATTTGACGAACATCGACATAATTAATGTGGAAGGAGAACTAACGGACAGTGGCAGCAACGCTAATGAGGCCAGGCCTTAG
- the LOC107840783 gene encoding methyl-CpG-binding domain-containing protein 11 isoform X3: MAKSVEENEVISMELPAPPGWNKKLLPKRGGIPKKNAIIFTAPTGEQITTKRQLEQYVRSHPGGPSIAEFDWGTGDSPRRSPRIEKQKATQSPAKSEPAKKRSRKSSASSSASKTDTAVLEAEKDIEPKEDENVDGESEAEKKEEAETTEKDVQKKDEMQSSENDLVKENLDADGQNADDNVLDSPSEAAQVEKDVEMADNVVHTDNVEEAPVDKTADGPEEEDARVEEVESLPTEEVQVVHPDHAEEVPADKAVDGEATKINEEDVLQVQEPENKRTEEAQFEKDMKLADNIGHPNDVDEAAADKAAEEKDVQVEEVESIPTEAEKLDPSAAEEKKDQAEVEQKAAAATKSTGDQDDLTNIDIINVEGELTDSGSNANEARP; encoded by the coding sequence TTACTGCCGAAAAGAGGTGGCATTCCAAAGAAGAATGCCATCATATTTACTGCTCCAACGGGGGAGCAGATAACCACAAAAAGACAGTTGGAGCAGTACGTGAGGTCACATCCTGGTGGCCCGTCAATAGCTGAGTTTGATTGGGGAACGGGAGATTCTCCCCGGAGATCCCCAAGGATCGAAAAGCAAAAGGCGACGCAATCTCCAGCAAAAAGTGAGCCTGCAAAGAAAAGAAGCAGGAAGTCTTCAGCATCGTCTTCAGCTTCAAAGACTGATACTGCAGTGTTAGAAGCTGAGAAAGATATTGAACCAAAAGAAGACGAGAACGTAGATGGAGAGAGCGAAGCGGAGAAGAAAGAGGAAGCCGAAACAACTGAGAAGGATGTACAGAAGAAAGACGAAATGCAATCTTCTGAGAATGACCTTGTGAAGGAGAACTTGGATGCTGATGGCCAAAATGCCGATGACAACGTACTGGATTCTCCATCTGAAGCTGCTCAGGTTGAGAAAGATGTGGAGATGGCTGATAATGTTGTACATACCGACAACGTTGAAGAGGCTCCTGTTGATAAGACAGCTGACGGTCCTGAGGAAGAGGATGCACGAGTTGAAGAAGTAGAAAGCTTACCTACTGAGGAAGTTCAGGTCGTACATCCCGACCATGCTGAAGAAGTCCCCGCTGACAAAGCTGTTGATGGTGAAGCTACTAAAATCAATGAGGAAGACGTTCTCCAGGTTCAAGAACCGGAAAACAAACGTACTGAAGAAGCTCAGTTTGAGAAAGACATGAAATTGGCTGATAACATTGGACATCCAAATGACGTTGACGAGGCCGCTGCTGATAAAGCAGCGGAGGAAAAGGATGTCCaggttgaagaagttgaaagcatACCTACCGAAGCAGAAAAACTAGATCCTAGCGCAGCCGAGGAAAAGAAGGATCAAGCTGAAGTAGAACAGAAGGCTGCTGCTGCAACAAAGAGTACTGGCGATCAAGATGATTTGACGAACATCGACATAATTAATGTGGAAGGAGAACTAACGGACAGTGGCAGCAACGCTAATGAGGCCAGGCCTTAG